The nucleotide sequence ATTCATACAAGCAACCAAATACGCCCATACCAGCCAagtcaatttgcaaaaagaaaatGTCTGGTTGATTTGCTCCTTTGGAGGAGTACCATACAGTTCCATTTGCAAATTGACTTTTGGGAGAGTCCAACTCACATATGGGGTTTGGACACTAGACTATATAACCCTTGAATTCGAGATATAGAAAGGTAGTCTGGAGAGCAGTATTGTAATATGCTGAGTTTTTTTAGGTCAAGGTCCTGGCCTCTGCATGCTCGAATGATGACTCAACAAATTTAAACTTTGTTACCAGAGGGACTAATATGAGAAGTTGCTATCTGATAAATATTTTGTTTGGAAAAGGTATTTATTATAAAAGTTCATTAGAAATATAAAGCACCTCAAGCATAATAAAAAATACATTAAAGTCTCTTGACCACCCGACGACAACTATCGCTGTCAAAACAAGCCGTCGACGCTCCCCTACCAGAgctggcttgaccttgtcgatgcagttgggaagtcttcgtgcacgtgctcCTAAGGGCCAACACCTTGAAGCCGCAGTCGTCGTCATTGAACCTTTGAATAGATCTATAACATCTGACACCAAATCTAGCCGTCGCGAACGCATGACGAGAAACCCTAAGTCACCACctcaaggagacaacatgaatttACCCCGAAACTCCATTGACCGCGTACAAATGGACAAATTTGAGAAGGATCGGAGTGCGGAACACAAATTCAAAGAAAAAACACCGTCATCCATCGAACGCCGCACCAGCGAGGACTATAAAAACACTACCCTAAACTACTAGCTGGAGCGAAGGCATCGAATTCCCTTCCCCACCACCGACCGCAGAGCGACATGCAGAGGGAAGACGAACCCACGGGCTCACCGGCAAAGTCTGGAGGGGAGATTTTGCCTAGCCACTGAGGAGAAGAGGGAGAAAACGCTCGGAGAAAAAGTCGTCAGTTTGGATGAAGCATCTTAGAATGAAGTATTTTTCTACACTTCTCGCAAAAAAAAGTATTTTTCTGCAACGTTCATGGGAAAAACTCTATATATTACTCGCAAAAAAAAGACTCTATATATTGTTCAAAAACTTTATTGGTCGACCGTACAAAGTAAAAAAANNNNNNNNNNNNNNNNNNNNNNNNNNNNNNNNNNNNNNNNNNNNNNNNNNNNNNNNNNNNNNNNNNNNNNNNNNNNNNNNNNNNNNNNNNNNNNNNNNNNNNNNNNNNNNNNNNNNNNNNNNNNNNNNNNNNNNNNNNNNNNNNNNNNNNNNNNNNNNNNNNNNNNNNNNNNNNNNNNNNNNNNNNNNNNNNNNNNNNNNNNNNNNNNNNNNNNNNNNNNNNNNNNNNNNNNNNNNNNNNNNNNNNNNNNNNNNNNNNNNNNNNNNNNNNNNNNNNNNNNNNNNNNNNNNNNNNNNNNNNNNNNNNNNNNNNNNNNNNNNNNNNNNNNNNNNNNNNNNNNNNNNNNNNNNNNNNNNNNNNNNNNNNNNNNNNNNNNNNNNNNNNNNNNNNNNNNNNNNNNNNNNNNNNNNNNNNNNNNNNNNNNNNNNNNNNNNNNNNNNNNNNNNNNNNNNNNNNNNNNNNNNNNNNNNNNNNNNNNNNNNNNNNNNNNNNNNNNNNNNNNNNNNNNNNNNNNNNNNNNNNNNNNNNNNNNNNAACCGAGATCCCGTGGATGCGCTGTGATATTGATTCGGCTCGCGGGGTCCGATGTGTGTTCATGTGCAGGATCTCGGATGTGCCGCTGGCATTCCCTGTAGCCGCATTCACCGATGCACGGGGAAGCAGACGGCGGGGGCCGTGGTCCTCGGTAGAAAAACGACCGACGGGGAGTCGGGGACGGGGGCTCGACATAGCGCGCGCCGTTTGAGCCGACGGCGTCAGGCAGGATCCGACGCGCCGACCGGATCACGAGCCGAGCCCGCGCGCCGCGGACTCCCCCGCCTCGCATGGGGCGGGACACGGTCGCTCGCTCGCACCCACCAACGAGGAGGCGTCGCCGCTTTTCTTCTCTTTCTGGCGTGCGCTGGAGCGGAGACTACGAAAGGCAAATGACTTTTCCCGCTGCACCCCTTGTAGATTCATGTATCACGGGGCCGGCCAATAAACATCTTGCTTTTGATTTGAGGTGCACGGATGCAACCCGTTCTTTGTTCGATCGATCTAGTTTGAGTTTGGGCGTGGTACGTTAACATTTTCCTCGCGACACTTATTCAAAAGTCCGGATTGATGAAGAAAGACGGGTGATATATTTTAACAATAGCATGACGGAGCATCAAGTATGTGTTGGTTACTTGGTTAGCCACACCTTTTGGCACTTTTTTATCTCTTGTTTCGTTGGAAGATACAAAAGCTTTGTGTGTCCCACTAAATGATCGCAAACTTGCTACTATCTAGGACATCTCCAATGATAATTCGTAAATTTTCTCACGTTCTCAAACAGGGGATCAGTACACAAACACGAATGCAAGAGAATATCATCTAACGCTAGCCGCATAGAtttcaaacaacattttaaataacTAGGCGAAATTCATGCAAAGCAGCTGATATTTATCAAAGTTCAGATAGAAAACAACACAAATCATCCATATATGGCATGCaaattaagtctagtacaacaatgtATCTAATTCAACTAGATCCTAGGTGTCCAAAAAGTTTTTCATCAACGGGTCATGTCGTTTCACGTATACTCtccttcagcttcatccaacagtgTATGCGCGTAAATGACCATCCCTCTGTCCTGTGGTATACCACGACGATGCGTGCGGGCTACATGTAATATGTAgaccaacattgagtgaatgaacAACCAACAAGTTGAGCAAGAGAAAGTAAAACTTACATTCTTGTCCTTTGCCGCGTGCAATGGTCATTTTGCCTTGAGCTGACGAACCACGTTGAAAAACTTGATGGCGATGATCTGGATAGCGTGCCAACGATACGACAACGACCTCACATTGTGTGGTTGAATGTTGTACATGTCTTAGGGCGCAACATGCTTTCGTGCGTGAAACTTTTCACGCCCTTTCTCCCAGAAGGCTCCTCATTGCTCCTGCCCATGAAATTTGCGGATATGGCCATTCACGCATCGAACAACAACTTATCCTCCATGGTCAAGTAGCTCATCATCCTTCGCACTCTAAAAAACAACATAAcatttgaaaataagctcaatggcatttgatcGAACACTTGCCGGGTGTGGTGTCCGCCATGAAGATCGTTGACATGGGGCGAAGTATACCTGTGTACAAACGGCTTCAGGATGGAAAGCTCTGTCGGACGGCGAGCGGGCGCGGCGTTGCTGGTTACAGACGTCCGACAATACCTCTGTGGCAGCCGGAGACAGACAACAACGACGGCGAAGGTGAAGGGTGCGGATACAAAGTAAGGGGGAGAAGGGCAGAGTGGAAGGAAATGAGACCAAGAGGGAGGATTGGGTGGGCCGGGGTTGTCGGGGTCCTATGTTATgggtgtccggactcccgcaagcCTTCCCCATGTTGTCTTCAATTTACAGGAGAAATCACGTTCTGACCGCCGCCCGGACCGATACAGGTTAGTGTTGGATGGCTTCCATGATCCAGACGGATGCGGGCGGAGATGTCCTTACTCCCTCCATTTCGTATTATAAAATATTCTAACTTTTTCTAAATCAAATGTGCATAAAACCTTTTTAGTATGTTTGTGCGCTCATTTTAGTTTGCATGTAGTctatattaaaatattcaaaaCGTTTTATAATTTGGAAGAGAGTGATACGTTTTATTTCTCATTCTCTGCTGGCATCTCAAGATATTATGAGCTGGGCCTATATCTTGATTCTTGAGGTACAGTTTATACAAAATCATGAAACTACAGGGGTTTTCATGCACAAGAACAGCGCACCAAATAAACATTGCAGATTTATTACGACTGCGTAGCAGCAGCCAGTTCACACTGTGTCGCTGTCGCCCATTACTGCTCCGTCGTCGTTCACAGCGACGCCAACGCTGCACCCAGACCCCGCGAGATCCAGAGCCTAGCACTAGCAGGTCGGGGAGGAAGAAGGTCCAGGACCCGCGAGGCAGGGAGGCGATGGCGGGCAGCGGAGGCGGCGCGTACAGGGCGGAGGACGACTACGACTACCTCTTCAAGGCGGTGATCATCGGCGACTCCGGCGTCGGCAAGTCCAACCTGCTCTCGCGCTTCACCAAGAACGAGTTCTGCCTCGAATCCAAGTCCACCATCGGGGTCGAGTTCGCCACCCGCAGCCTCCAGGTCGACGGCAAGGTCGTCAAGGCCCAGATTTGGGACACCGCCGGCCAGGAGAGGTGACTGCCTGCTTGCCTCCCGTCTCTTAATTACCACCTCTTGCCGCTTCCCGTTAATAGCTGCTCAAATCGGCAGTAGTATTAGTAGTATGCTCGCCAGTATGGATTTGCTTTGCTTGCTTCATGATCTGTTTCTTAGGAACCAGGATGCTACCTTCCCTTGGCCATCCATTTGCTCTATCAAATTGGTTTGGTGATGCTGGTAATCGGATGATTGCTGCATTTTTGTTGCCAATCTAGACGATCTTGGTAGAGTGTGTACGGATGTGGGTTGGAGTGGGGTAGTAAATCAGTGGTTAATAGCAAATGAGGGTATCCCAGTTCATGTCTGGGTTTCACTTGGTTGTTTCCTGCAGGGTAGATTGGACGCCCATTTGTGATTTAGCGCTTGGGACTTCCGTGTCTTACATCTATAAGTTAGTGGTTTGGGGATCAAGCAGTTGAAATCATTGTTGTGAGCTAGTGGTTGTAGTTTCATCTTTTATTGGCGTGCATACATGAATCAGTGGAGAGATGCATCGTGACATTGTTGGGTTGTGCACCAGCACACTTGGTGTGACCATGCGAGGGGTGTGCTTGGAGAAGGAAAGGTGTGTCACAAGTATTGGAAGATCTGTTGGCGTGGTCTTGGGGATGAAATGACCACTGCAGAGGGTTCATCTTGCTAGCTCTCATGGTAGAACTTAGTCATCGAATCACTGTGTTTCTGGCTTTCTGCATCATGTGGTGGCATAATTACACTTGTTCAACATAAGTTGGTTCCCAACTTAGTGCATCACCAATAGAAAGACATCACCAAAAAGTGGTGggagtaaaatttacatcaccaaaaagtggtTTTTTTACATTACCAAAAACGTgcaactccaatagatgatgtaaaatagggcAGCCGcgccaatagatgatgtaaaaataGGCCAGCAACACGACGGCAGCCAACAGCAGCACAGCAATTTCAAGATCATTGCACAcataatcaacaatatgtcaaatTCAACATCAACTCCACATAAGTGCATCATATCAAACATAGTCCATGATTCAACAAACAAAAGTGCACATAAACATAAAGATAAAACATAGTTTGCAGTCTTCCCTTCGCATTCTCAACAAAACCCTTCTCTTCCATGCCAAGATTCTCAACATCAAATGTCGTATCATATTCTTGCAATGGAAAATCTTGAGAGACAAAATCTTTGGTCACAACATTTGTCATGCGCATAAATGTGTCATCATCAAGACTACAAATGCACATACACGCAATCTCACATCCTATTCATGTGAACatgacaaaaaaaattaaaaacgaAGAAGTTTTTTTACCTTTGCGACATTTCATCGAACATGTTGGAGACAGTGGCCGAGGGCGTCGAtggctcctcctccacggccgacGGCGGGGCTTGAGGTGATCAGGGAGCAGGTGTGCCATCAGCAGCAGTACTTGCCGTGGGCGACGGCGGCAACGAAGCAGCAGAAGCAGCTGCGGCCGTCTTCATCTTTTCGGTCGGGACGAAGCTGCGGCGGGGTCACGCGGCAGCCGCTTCGAGCCGCCACCACGTGGTTTGGCCGCggcagccttcttcttcggcggcggcAACTGGAATGGCAAGAGACGCGGAGGTGGCCATGGCAAGGTGTGGTGGAGCGGCAGTGGTGGCCGTGGGGTCCATGGGGTTTGCTGGTGGCCGGCGTGAGGCGGGCGGGCGGTGGGAAGTTTCAGCGCGGCAGTTGGGGGTGTGCGCGCGGACGGCTATGCTTTGCTAGGGGCGCCTGgtgatgcaaatttgcatcacCAAATGCCCTATTTTACATCTGGAGCAAATTGTGAGGTTtttttttgcatctacatcatctgttggagcacCGTTTTTGGGCCTTAGTGCTGTAAAATTCGGTTATTTTTACGTCTGCATCATCTATTAGAGATGCTCTTATCTGGCCTGTAGTACGATGCAAATGATTTTGGTCAGCTAGCTGTCTTGCCAGCAACTGAAGCAGCAGGTCATCGAGTCCACTTTAGAGGAGCAACATATTTTTTTTGGAACCGAGCTACCCCATTTTCCATCATTAACGGAAACAACGGTCACACAAAAGCAGGGGATGCAGAAAATAAGGAGCGGTTTTGATGCATCATGATGCAAGAATTCCCTTGATGAACCAATTCATGGATATGTATATCTGTAGTCTAGTAAACAAAGCATAGCAGAAAAACTATCAAATCAAGACTTAGCGCTGCAATTTATACTGCTCCTTATTTTCTGCAATCAGGTTTTCACCCTATAACCTGTGTCCGAGCCGAGAGTAGGCAGTGGGTTTCCTGATTGATAGGACAATATGATAGCTATGTGATTCCTGCTCGAGAATAAAGTGTTCACTAGGAAACAGGTCTCACAAATTTATTTTTTCCatcaacaaaatgactcacatgcTACTGGAACTTGCAAATTGAGAAATTAGATATGAATGCTATGCAACTGTAATGGGAGACAATCATCCAATGCAAAATACAAAATAAGCTAGGGTGGATCATTACTTTTTTTACAGCGATTTATTTTCCCCTTGTATGATGTCTGACTCATGTTATACTTGTGGGATATTTTCTGTTTAGCGTGTTGATATGTAAGTTCAATATCCCCTCTCCTATTCTTCGAGCCACCTTGATTATTGTTTAGATATAGACTCATACTTGCAGACATTTGTTCTGCTTTACCTCTGGCTTCTTAGAGATAGACTTGTATGCTTACCAAAGGAACATTACTGTTACTTCTATGACCTCTAATTGAGGATACTGACTATGAAGTTGAGGATTGTTTGCTCAAGCCCACCATGTTGGTCTTGTTTATCTGGTTTTAGAGGAGAGGAAAAAGTGTGGCCCATCCCATGTCTCTTGCCCTTATCAGTGGCACCGCTAGCAGTTGGCACATGAATTCAATTATTCTGTAGTTTCATCATTAACAAAGCTTTCATCCTTGACACACAAAGTGTATATTATATGACATTTCACATCCGAATAAAACCTTGGCTCCATTTCCAAAAAACATCCGAATAAAACCTTGGCTAAGAGATTGTGCTGTTCATTCTGAGTTCTGCTGCACTGTATGATATTCGATGTTCACAACATTTATTTTCACTCTTACGTAATTGCTGTTTGTGTAGATCATTTCTAGCACGACTGGTGGGATCAACACTGGTCACTAGCAGCACCTATTTTTTGCATCCCTTTTTTGCTCAGTTATATGATTGCCTGATATTTTTTTCTCTTCATTTGTCAGATACCGTGCTATCACAAGTGCCTATTATAGAGGAGCAGTAGGCGCGTTGCTTGTGTATGATGTCACTCGCCGTGCTACATTCGACAATGTGGCACGCTGGCTAAAAGAGCTGAGAGATCACACTGATGCTAGCattgttgtcatgttagttggcAACAAATCTGATCTTCGTCACCTTGTGGCTGTTTCAACTGAAGATGGGCAGGAATATGCTGAGGCGGAGTCACTGTACTTCATGGAAACATCTGCATTAGACGCGACAAATGTAGACAACGCTTTCTCAGAAGTTTTGACTCAGATATACCGAATTGCGAGCAGGAAGACGGTTGATGCAGGAGACGACGGCTCGTCTGCCCCAAGCAAAGGGGAGAATATAAATGTGAAAGACGACGTGTCTTCGCTGAAGAGAGCCGGCTGCTGCTCGAGTTAGGGTATAGATGCATTATTATTTGTTGCGTTTTCTACTGGTTGGTGTATCTTGTATTGCAACGAAACAGATTTGTTGATTCTCTCATTTTGCTGCAGTTCTGGTGATGGTTAGGCTGGTTCAGCTTTCACCTGAAAACTGTTTATCTCAGATTGACAATGAGCTTTCACCTGAAAACTGTTTATGTCAGATTGATAATGATATTCTGCGAGTACTTTGTTTACAGTAGGATCTGAGCAATATCACACTGCCTATTTTTATCAGAACCGTGTAGGAGAACTGCATGTAATGTATTATGACAGAAATAGAAAGTACAAGCTGGCCAAGAATCCTGCATAAGTAGAGAAAACACACTAAAAAACAACCTGCGAACTTATAACAGGCAAAATTGAACATTTCCATCACTAGCAGTGGCCCATTGGCGAGCGTCGTCTTTCATTtgcattttttttgcgggaaatcttTCATTTGCAATTGGTGTGTGTTCTTTCATTtgcattttttttgcgggaaatcttTCATTTGCAATTGGTGTGTGTTCGAACTTAAGCTGACGCAACAGTATTAAAAAACAGATTTAAATAGAACCCATAGCTCGAGAAAAAACAAAAGAGATCATGCTAGTAAGTTAACTCAAACTGGCCTCTGAATTCTTTTTTTGCTATTACTCAATTGGTAAGACCTGAATCGGTGAAATGGTAGGTtcttgttagactatgtatagcttctgtacctatgtacgtatatggtacatattgtaacacaaccattatatataatgagataagccacccctagagggttgtgctggttccccaaaacttattgtcttacatggtatcacgctaggttacgatcgcttccgcttctaaaccctaatacccgcaccgccgc is from Triticum aestivum cultivar Chinese Spring chromosome 3A, IWGSC CS RefSeq v2.1, whole genome shotgun sequence and encodes:
- the LOC123062057 gene encoding ras-related protein RIC2 (The sequence of the model RefSeq protein was modified relative to this genomic sequence to represent the inferred CDS: added 55 bases not found in genome assembly) — protein: MAAGYRAEDDYDYLFKVVLIGDSGVGKSNLLSRFTKNEFCLESKSTIGVEFATRSLQVDGKVVKAQIWDTAGQERYRAITSAYYRGAVGALLVYDVTRRATFDNVARWLKELRDHTDASIVVMLVGNKSDLRHLVAVSTEDGQEYAEAESLYFMETSALDATNVDNAFSEVLTQIYRIASRKTVDAGDDGSSAPSKGENINVKDDVSSLKRAGCCSS